A genome region from bacterium includes the following:
- a CDS encoding PorV/PorQ family protein: MKKLSLVVVGFVLATSLWAKEKGETSCSFLKLTGGARAAGMGDCYIGLSDDVSACYFNPAGLAQLDETRREGLFMLLRPMTGVESLIMSFGAIAIPVVPYGVFGGAFTYYGYGEMDKHTNDDGTPDGKWSAYDFALSTSFAKWVKPNIMSLGGSLKVVNGKIDDESAIAFTVDLGGLYKTPKKGLNVGCAIKNLGSNMKYDEDGFSLPLSLKAGVSYSLPKNLLILSDLTIPNDNDPYLGLGAEYSLKEMFFIRAGYKTGPEDEGKGFTIGLGTKYLSYNFDYAYQPFGKLGDSHRLSVKATF; this comes from the coding sequence ATGAAGAAACTATCTTTGGTAGTAGTTGGGTTTGTTTTGGCAACAAGCCTTTGGGCAAAGGAAAAAGGAGAGACATCTTGTTCTTTCCTTAAGCTTACAGGAGGAGCAAGAGCGGCTGGAATGGGTGATTGCTACATTGGTTTATCCGATGATGTATCTGCCTGCTATTTCAATCCAGCAGGTCTTGCCCAGCTTGATGAAACAAGAAGGGAGGGGCTATTTATGCTCTTAAGACCAATGACAGGTGTAGAGAGCCTTATTATGTCATTTGGTGCCATCGCTATTCCGGTGGTTCCTTATGGTGTATTTGGTGGTGCATTTACATACTATGGCTATGGTGAGATGGATAAACATACCAATGATGATGGCACCCCTGATGGAAAATGGTCTGCCTATGATTTTGCTCTATCAACCTCATTTGCAAAATGGGTAAAACCAAATATAATGTCTCTTGGAGGCTCTCTTAAGGTTGTAAATGGAAAGATAGATGATGAAAGTGCGATTGCCTTTACAGTTGACCTTGGAGGGCTTTACAAGACACCAAAGAAGGGCTTAAATGTTGGATGTGCGATTAAAAACCTTGGTTCAAATATGAAATACGATGAAGATGGCTTTAGCCTTCCCCTTTCATTAAAAGCAGGTGTATCCTATAGCCTTCCAAAGAACCTTCTTATTCTTTCTGATTTGACAATTCCCAATGACAATGACCCATATCTTGGTCTTGGTGCTGAATATTCTCTAAAGGAGATGTTTTTTATAAGGGCTGGCTATAAGACAGGGCCTGAGGATGAAGGAAAGGGTTTTACAATTGGGCTTGGAACAAAATATTTATCTTACAACTTTGACTATGCATATCAGCCCTTTGGAAAGCTCGGTGATAGCCACAGGCTTTCTGTTAAAGCAACATTTTAA
- a CDS encoding response regulator — MKKKILVAEDEDDIRLFLKLILELADFEVILANDGESCIRTFEEEKPELVICDVKMPKLSGLEIYERLKDKTKFIIVSGIVNENDVPKELVETKRFFLKPFDPKGFTNRIEEILKNG, encoded by the coding sequence ATGAAAAAAAAGATTCTTGTAGCAGAGGACGAAGATGACATAAGGTTATTCTTAAAGCTTATCCTTGAATTGGCTGATTTTGAGGTAATTTTAGCGAATGATGGAGAATCGTGTATTAGGACATTCGAAGAAGAAAAGCCAGAGCTAGTAATCTGCGATGTAAAAATGCCAAAATTAAGTGGGTTGGAGATTTATGAAAGGCTAAAGGATAAGACAAAATTTATAATTGTCTCTGGAATAGTAAATGAAAATGATGTTCCAAAGGAGCTTGTTGAGACAAAGAGATTCTTTTTAAAGCCTTTTGATCCAAAGGGATTTACAAATAGAATAGAGGAAATACTTAAAAATGGTTGA
- a CDS encoding bifunctional nuclease family protein — protein MVEVSVSGIALDNITNMPIIILRDKDERELPIWVGLLEAQSILLALEGIMTPRPMTHDLLKDILINLGGELNRVIITHILDNTYHAKLIVSKNGGFIEIDSRPSDGIALALRTNSPIFVDKSIKFINSFEQTPISDEEVLRFKEELRNLNPSDFL, from the coding sequence ATGGTTGAGGTGTCTGTCTCTGGTATAGCATTAGACAACATAACCAATATGCCTATTATTATCCTAAGGGATAAAGACGAAAGAGAGCTTCCTATATGGGTTGGTCTACTTGAAGCACAATCAATACTTCTTGCATTAGAGGGAATAATGACACCAAGACCAATGACGCATGACCTCCTTAAGGATATCCTTATAAACCTTGGTGGAGAGCTTAATCGTGTAATAATCACCCATATTTTAGATAATACATACCATGCAAAGCTTATTGTTTCCAAGAATGGAGGTTTTATAGAGATTGATTCAAGGCCATCAGATGGAATAGCCCTGGCTTTGCGGACAAATTCTCCTATATTTGTAGATAAATCTATAAAGTTTATAAATTCTTTTGAGCAAACACCTATTAGCGATGAGGAGGTTTTAAGGTTTAAAGAAGAGCTTAGAAACCTAAATCCCTCTGATTTTTTATGA
- the thiL gene encoding thiamine-phosphate kinase yields the protein MRLSKIGEFGLIKNLKKTLPIGDDAYIVPQKEKNLLFCCDTSIEGTHFSLDFSSFYEIGYRACASSISDIAAMGGIPFYALIALGVPRDYELSAIFKIYSGMKDIAAGFDMKIVGGDTIESEKLIITVSILGSAEKPITRVGSKPGDLIGVTGRLGGAKKGLQILKEGLQGFENLKKRYLLPSPRIKEGLILKDFATSMIDISDGLMMDLYHLSTSSNNGMSIKKRLIPIEDGADFSDCFYSDDYELLATFPTKTTIPSFITIIGEVISKKGVFLDGERIETKGYEHFREI from the coding sequence ATGAGGCTTTCTAAAATAGGCGAATTTGGCCTCATTAAAAACCTTAAAAAAACCCTTCCAATAGGCGATGATGCCTATATTGTTCCACAAAAAGAGAAAAACCTACTTTTTTGTTGTGATACATCTATAGAAGGAACGCATTTTAGCCTGGATTTTTCATCATTTTACGAAATAGGCTATAGGGCTTGTGCATCTTCTATTTCAGATATTGCTGCAATGGGAGGAATTCCCTTTTATGCCTTAATAGCATTAGGAGTCCCAAGGGATTATGAGCTTTCTGCAATTTTTAAGATTTATTCTGGAATGAAAGATATAGCAGCAGGGTTTGATATGAAAATAGTAGGTGGCGATACAATAGAATCTGAGAAACTTATTATTACAGTAAGTATTTTGGGAAGTGCAGAAAAACCCATTACAAGGGTTGGTTCAAAACCAGGCGACCTAATAGGTGTAACCGGAAGGCTTGGTGGTGCAAAAAAAGGTCTACAGATATTAAAGGAAGGGCTGCAAGGGTTTGAAAATCTAAAAAAACGCTATCTTCTACCAAGCCCAAGGATAAAAGAGGGTTTAATTTTAAAGGATTTTGCAACATCAATGATTGATATATCTGATGGCTTAATGATGGATTTATACCATCTTTCTACATCAAGCAACAATGGAATGTCTATTAAAAAGAGGCTCATTCCCATTGAGGATGGAGCAGATTTTTCCGATTGTTTTTATAGTGATGATTATGAGCTTTTAGCAACATTTCCGACCAAAACGACTATCCCTTCCTTTATAACAATAATTGGTGAGGTTATAAGCAAAAAAGGGGTATTCCTTGATGGAGAAAGAATTGAGACAAAGGGCTATGAGCATTTTAGAGAGATTTGA
- the tsaE gene encoding tRNA (adenosine(37)-N6)-threonylcarbamoyltransferase complex ATPase subunit type 1 TsaE → MEKELRQRAMSILERFEIITSSPSQTKDLGERLSLLLTKGDIVSLIGELGSGKTTFIQGIAKGLSIKEPVNSPSFSLLNIYKGTIPLYHFDLYRIAENEDIGFDDFLFSNGISVIEWGEKASNFLPFQYLKISISHIVEEQKSRRAEERKKDTNKRRILFLPKGKHFIELVKNIRG, encoded by the coding sequence ATGGAGAAAGAATTGAGACAAAGGGCTATGAGCATTTTAGAGAGATTTGAGATAATAACAAGCTCTCCTTCGCAAACAAAAGATTTGGGAGAAAGGCTCTCTCTTCTTCTTACAAAAGGGGATATAGTCTCTTTAATTGGTGAGCTTGGTTCTGGGAAGACAACATTTATCCAGGGGATAGCAAAAGGGCTTTCTATAAAGGAACCTGTTAATTCTCCAAGCTTTTCTTTATTAAATATTTATAAAGGAACAATCCCCCTTTACCATTTTGACCTCTATAGGATAGCCGAAAATGAGGATATAGGCTTTGATGATTTTTTATTTTCAAATGGTATATCTGTAATTGAATGGGGAGAAAAGGCATCTAATTTTCTTCCTTTCCAATACCTTAAGATAAGTATAAGCCATATAGTGGAAGAGCAGAAGAGCAGAAGAGCGGAAGAGCGGAAGAAAGATACAAACAAGCGTAGAATATTA